TTGAGCACACCCTGTATTCATGTGGATTCTATTCAGATAAAAGTGAGGGGTATATTTAGACTGTGCCTTATTCTGTGCTTCTTCCTAAGGCAAAACTCGCGAGTGTTCTTGTGCGTCGACTTAGTTGTAGGGTTATGAGAAACGGGTAAGTTACACTTAGTTATGTATCCTAAGGTATCCCTACTGTCTTGAACATAGGTCTAGATAAAAAAAACCCTTTCTATGTGTCTGTATGCGAAGGCATTCAAAGGGGCGTTTACGTACACTTTTGTGTTTTGTGCAAATGTGTGTGATAAATGGCAGGACGCAGTAAGTCTAAACCATCACAAATTGCTTGTATGTACGATGATAACCATCCCCTTCCAGATGTGACATACTTGAAAGTCATTGGGAGGCCAGATTTGATGTTGTGAGTGTTATATCGCGACAGACATGCGTCAAAAACAAGACAATTATATATTGTGTCTTAAGACAATATTCTCTCAATCGCTCTACAGGAACAAGACTTCAGGATAAATTGTTCACGAGTTCATCACATCCAACTCTGTGACCATGGCGGACAAGGAAGGCGACACAATCGAGATAGGAAAGCCATTTTGGTTCCACAACCTGAAAACCATGCTGACGAAGGACCCGTCCAACAGGACCCAACTGTCACTGCCAACAAGAGTCTAAGTTCATGGCAGCGGTNNNNNNNNNNNNNNNNNNNNNNNNNNNNNNNNNNNNNNNNNNNNNNNNNNNNNNNNNNNNNNNNNNNNNNNNNNNNNNNNNNNNNNNNNNNNNNNNNNNNCCAGAATCCATCGGTGAACTTAAAATGCTACAGACACTTGACGTGGAGGAGAACAACATGAAGAGGCTGCCCACATCGCTCTATCAGATGCGTGGACTACAGAGAAAGCACGTATCAGGTGGGGTTAAATACGGGTTGATCGCAGAGAACAACCCCATGCGATCACCGCGTCCCCTCACACTCGCCCAGGGTAACCCCAGGGTCATCTCGGCCGTGGTGCTGAAAGACGCCGGCAAGTTAGAAGACGTCGTGGTAGACAAGACGCTACGGATTCTCTGTAACTCCATCTTGAACGAGTGCTGGGCCACGTTAACGATCAAGTGGCACGTTCCGCCGACGGTGACGATGCCGACGCTCTACCACACGGAGCGGGCTCGGCCGAGCCTGACCAGACTGGCCGACGACTTTCCGTGGCGAGTTCGGCCCCACCCCGAGGAGATGCTCTCCATCGCGACTTACGCCGTACAGAAGTGTCTCTTCCAAACTGTGGACTTCTTGATAGAGCAAAGTCTATTGGAAGAAATCCCGGAGTATGTAAGCAATGGGCAACTGTTGGAATCTATGGTGGAATGGATGTTGGAAGAAGCCATCGATGAGGTAAGCTGAACTCCGCTCACTTCAAATCTACATTTCTGGCTTGTAAAGATGATCTGTTTCTAGGAGCCAGCAGACTCAACACATTTAAACATTCAGCTGTATAGTGCCATATTAGGTGGATCAAGTTGGACGATTTTGTTCCAAGCAAGACAGAATTTACATACTCAATTCAATGTATATAGGCAATAGGTTAGGAAATATGGTATGGAAATCGTATTCCATGAAAAGGGGGTGGGGGATTGAAAAGGAGGGGGTAAGGTGATAACATGCACCGTACATAAAACGTCTTACCGTAAGGGACAACTCGAGCACTACTTGTGCACAGTTATattgtatgtggcattgttggAGAGAATATTATCGTTGacgttacacatacatgtacaaagcccAAGATTACGCTCCTTGTTTTCTGTCAGGTGAAGGACGACATGAAGATAATGGATAACGTGGAGGACGTTGTGGAGTTAACGGTGGACATGGAGGTCCGGCTGTGTCTGTGGGAGGAGCTGGAGGACAGGATCGGGGACGTCGTGGGGCTGGGCAGGGCTATCATGTATCTCCATGGTTACGGCGTAGAGAGCAGGTATGTTGTCACACCTGTATTTTCACCTGTACTATACTCACCTGTTGTACTTCAAGAGATTTCGAAAAACTGTGATAGAGACGTTATTTCTTCTTCATGTTTAAATCTATCTAAATTTTAAGACTTGTTCACAGTGATCTGGTACTTTGAGAGCACTTCATGATATTGGGAAATATCATAAATTTTGACATGAATATTCAATGAATACTATATGATGTTTTAACATCTGTCGCAGATACGAGGTGGATGCAGCGGGTGCAGAGCTGACTCTGCCCGGCAGGTGTCTGTTGTCCATCCCGGAGAAGGCGTTCCGTGGCAGTCTCCTGGTCACGTGCCAGGTTCTGGATCCTAACACCTACCCGCGGCGCCTCCCATTGGCTGCCGGGGAGATCCTGGTCTCTGACGTCATCGAAATCAAGCCCGTCACCCATCTACAGAAACATGCCATCCTTCAGGTgaggaaaaaacaacacaatgataataaacattgtcgatagtttgaaaaaaatagcGAGCCtttaaactgaactgaacatcgATTACTACATTTGTTGTTTGCAGATCCCCCACTCTGTTTCACCTGACGATGATGAGCGGGAGTGCGTCGTTAAGGCGACCCGAGGCAAGGGGAACTGGCAAGATTTATCCGCACAGGATGATGAACTGGTGAGTTAgatctgttttattttttcgtcCGTATGCTGTTTATTGACTGATGAATTAAATGTGGCCTCTTTGGAAATATGAATATGACTGATAAATTCGAACCATGGCTACAGGGTCGTGCCGCTGTCGGCATAGATCGGCTGGCTACGTTCGTCGTCGTGTCTCGGCCGAAGACCTACGAACACTGGCTGAAGGCCGGACAAGAGGAGACGTGTTTGGAGATGTCCCGAGGGAACGGTGTGCAGCTCCATCTGCCGCAGGACCCGCTGCACAGACCAAAGACCATTAAATTCCAGGTACGTGTTGTCAAAATCCATGGACAGGCAGAGGAAGGAGCGACTAGATGAAGGGCAATTCTCTCAGTCCGTCCGTCCATCTCTCagtcagttagtcagtcagtcggtcagtcagtcagttactagtagttggtCGGTCGGTAGGTCATTCAGCctgtcagtcaatcagtcaTTGTTGTGGACATGGTATTATGATATTTCCCCCGTCCTCCCCAGGTTCTCCCGTTCCACGGCTCGTGTCTGACCCGGACCATCCACACCACCACCCGCATGTCCCCCCGGGAACACCCCCTCCCCTTGATCGCCGCCAGCCACGTCATCAACGTCACCTCCAGACTCACGCAGCTCAGGGACTTCGCTCAGGTACGGCGGAATTCTTTCAGTCTGTTAACTCCTGTTAGTCATAACAGCCTCCCGGCCTTATCCGCATTGTGTTTGGGAGATAGTCGGGAGCAACTTCATTTTGCGGATGGGGGAGTCAGTCCGGAGTAAGTTCATTTTGTGGTTGGGAGTTAGTCGTGAGCAAGTTGATCTCCGGTTGGGAGCTGGTCGTGAGCAAGTTCATCTGTGGTTGCGAGTTAGTCGGAGCATGTTCATCTGTGGTTGGGAATTAGTCGGCAGCAAGTTCATCTGTGGTTGGAAGTTAGTCGGCGAGGTTGCCGACAATGAATTTCGACAAATCAAACTCGGAAAAAGTCATATTCGTCTTTATATAGATGCGATCAGACGATCGAAccggagctagaataggatggattcaAGAACTAGTTCTAGTAACTTCTACCCCAGCACCGAGTTAGGGAGTGGTCGGGAGCATAGTCGTGGGACGGTCCTGACCGTGACAGGAGCTGTAGAGTTGCATGCAGCTCGACGGGCTACGGTTCTTAAATCAGAATTTTTACATACTGGAAACAACatttcctctgtttttttcatCTCCCTGTAATTGTTCTGTTCACAGATTTCCCTGCCCCTGGTGTTCCCGTCTGAGAACGACGGATCTTCTCCGAGGAAAGCGACGACAAGTCCTGACATAGTGTTCTCGATGGATGACGTCAATGTGCGGAATGTGATTGACACCACTCAGGTCCACATCGTGGGCTACTCCAACTCCTACAACAAGTGGGAGGACATGACGTCACGTGTCAGGGGTGTGACCGTGCGAGGACGCAGCGAGAGTGTATCCTTCCGCACCAAGGAGCTGCAAAGGTGAGCATCCTTACCTTCTCCGACTACTCCGGTCATCTACACTAAAATAAGTGTCTCTTCCAAACCGTTCACTCTTCCTTGTATGATAGATATGTTTTAATCTGCAACCTATCATTTTCATCTCCCTCCTTGACCATCATCATAATAAGCTGATAAGTTACCCTTCATATTCTTGCTCTAAACTTAGTAGTTGGGTGAACATAAAAAGGCCCGGAAAGAAATGAAAGAGAAtgggggtaggggtgggtattGCATTCATACAAATGACAGTTGACAATTGAGTCCTTATATTTCCGTACAGCTACATAGCGCTGTGCTACCCGCCAGGCCTGGACTTGAACGTGCACGGGACCGTGATGTCCATCATCCACAACATGGCAAGGAAACATGTCAGCCTCCTGGCGTTCAAAAGGTGGTCAACCCACGAAGTCGTTCTGTCGCACAGCAGTCCCAGTTCCGATCGCCAGGGGTCGTCCAGTAAAGGGCAAGTCATCGGCAATCTCCTCGAAGTGCGTCTAGAACTCATCACGCCAGGTACGGAGGACTTTGTCACCAAGCAGGCGAGACTTGAAGGGTTCCAACCTCAGGAGGGAGTCACAGAGATGGATACCGTCATCAAGGAGGGTCAGAAATTACATCTCAGACTGCACAACCTTGTGGAGGCAAGTTCCTGTGTGTACAAGACCAATGTAGACTTTTGTGTCCATATCAGGAGACGGAACAGACTTTCTCTGCTACTAGAATTTCAGAGCTTGAACGAGAACGGTGAGATAGAAATGTGCGTGGGGCACCACTTGTTGCAAGGGAAGGACATGCCGAGAGTTCTGGTGAAGGTGCCCGTGAGTCCTCCCAGAAACATTGTGTCTGAAGAGGACGACTTCAtctcagattcagattcagagtCCTCAGAACTTCAGGCACTGATGTCAGTGCTGGACTTCAGCATGTGATGTATTGTGAAGTCTGCGAAGTGTACGCAGTCCTGGATTGTTAGATAGGATATTGAAAAACACATCAACAGTAGAACAAGGAAAGAAGAACATATATAAATAAGAGGATGGTTCTACAAAGTGCCTTTTGTACTGATGTTAGCAGAGAATTACATCAAAGTTTTCaaactctgaaaatacaaatagaTATTTGTCAGGAGGATATGTAAGATATGAGCCATCAGGATATGTATAATGAAAAGAGTAACGTACTACTTTGCGTTTAAACCATGCTGTGACAACATTGTAGCGACATAAAACAATGGCCTACAAATTGTTACAAACATAATGAAATGAACTTTTGTATATGACTTTACAAATGCGGAAATGATACTACCATGTATGATGGTGTAAAACATTATTTGACAAGACGTTACACACTCTAAATGCAATATACTACTTCAAGAGAAGTAAACAAGGGAAACAATTGCTATTTTTGTATTTGCTtgattgttttatttggatctccattagtgctACACTGTTTAGTCTATTCTGTCTGGAGTCAATCTAGAATACAATTAAATGAACTTATAAAATTTGTGAACAAAAAATTAGACAAAATTGATTGTACTGTAGTATCTTAAAACTGAGAGGTCAGGGGTCGACATGAAACAATGGAAAGCTAATCTTGGCTTTGTAtgcaaagaaatacaaaaataataatattgACAAAATATAAATAACTTAAATGAACAGAGCATATATATACAGATGATGATAACAAAACATCATGTAATAACTTAATATACTGATAAGAACATAAGTAAAAGATTCTTAATCCTGTTAAAGTATTTGTTACATCCTTTGTTGTTGCATTGTTTTACATCAAGGAGATAGTGATATGTTTGCTATAAGTTCTGTCCACGATCAGATTGCATGCCGCACGCGTATTGTAGACATCACGCCTCCTTTAATAGAATGAAATTTCAGTCAAACTTTTCACCATTTATTTGTGCAAGTGGAGTATCTTGACAGACGCTTGGGGTATGATGTTACTCCGGATTGAAGTAAACACTCTTTCTGAGTGTGGAATAGTTAGACGAAACCCCAATGGGGTCCATTTTCTTGGCCACCATCGTCATCATCGTGGACAAGTCGTAGATTTCCCCGAACTCTCTGAAAACGTTGGTGAGATGGTAGATGTAAGGAGCCCCGTCATCATCGCGCCGAGCCACGCACCCAGGCACGGTGGGCAGGCCAACGAAGAAGTCTGCTTCCTGACTCACTTGGAACACTGGTGTCACGTCGGATGGGCAGTCCACGCACATGCGCTCTTGCACATGCACCCCCTGACAAGCCTGGATGAAAAACAGTTTGGGTTTTCCAAGGAGGGTGGGGCATTCTTTGGCATTGAATGGCTTCAAGAGCTGAGAAAGTTCGATGGAAAAGTCATCTGAGGAATAGACTTTTCCCTGTGAACCATGAGACATGACACAACAGACGAAACAGTCGAAATTCGAGTGGTCCTCTTCTCCAACGTGCTGTAGGGTTGTCATCATAGCCATGAAAGTCATGTCCGTGTAGCATCGCACAGTGAACTTCAGCCCTTCAAATAGCTCCCTTAGTCGTTCTGAAAAGGGGGCAAATTGAAAATCATCAGGGATATCGTCACGGGTTGTACATACTAAGTTAATAGCTGTGCTGTACTGCCAGTAGTCATACACAGATTACACAAAACACCTTTTCAGGCTAGTTTTACTGGCCGCCAGCCTTACCTTGGGAAAATTTAATGTATTCTATTTTTGGCACACTCTACGCTTTAACTTCCCGTACTGTTTGTAGAAAGCATTACTCACAAATGAGTGCCCATTGTAGATACTGCCACGCACGTCTGATTAACACGTCGACAAACAAGCCACTGTTGACTCTTACTATGAGTCAGACTTTGACTACTACACGTACACACCTGCCTAGATATTGACATATTCCCGAAAGAGAAACTACAAGTATCAAAGCAATCAAAATATGGTGTGAAATGGACATCTCATGATGCAAGGCGCATTCTTAGCATGCCAACCTTACCTGTATCTTTCTCTGCCCCCGTCCTGGTTGTGTGGCCGCCTTTGCTGAAGTTGATGTTGTTGATAATGACCGCCAGTCCCCTGGGTTCGTGACACATCTCGTACGCAGGGCCCCGTGGCACCTGTTCCCAGTATCTTGTGTGCAACCCCAGGCCTTCTGTCATCTGCCTCATCACGGTTTGCTCAAACTCGGGAGTCAACTGCTCAACGGAAATTGGAATATTGCTGCAAGGGCCGAGCGAATCTAGACGGTGTTTCTTCTCGAACATCCACTTTCGATCGTCTATTATTAAGGGAGAAAATACGAAGAAAATAACATTCAACATTCGCCTCGTTCATTATGAATGAAATACAGATGGTGATGTGGCTTTTGATGATCATTGTATGGTCATACAGCAgattcatgaaatattcagtatCAGACATGTACCCAAAGCGGAACAAGTAATCAAAGGTGAAATTGTTGTCCAGCATGTGTAAACAAGGGGCGCAGTGATAATCAGTCCTGTTCGGATTTGAAATAAAGATCAACATTGTAGAGACATAACCTTCAAGACGTTCAGTTTCTTAGTTTCGTCGGGTTGAAAATGTCCACTTTTTAAAAGGATCTAGCCTATAAGTCTGTTACAGCGTTACAAAAATTACACTAACCTCTCTTGTCTGAAATCAAGACTAGTGCCGTTCCGATGGGTCCTCTCATCATATTCAACACGTCCACCCCACCGTTGGCGGGTTTTTTAAAGTGAGCAGCTAAAGTGTCCATAAGTTTGCCATCTTCTTCATACAATGGAAGCCCACAAACCACAAAACATGACGTATTCATGGTTGTTGTTATCCGTATGGGTTCCCCTGATGCTTGAATTTCCGATGATGTCGATGATGTTTGCCGGAAAATGGGGCAGTAGAATACATCTGGCGTCACTGGGAAACCTGCTTTCACCAGAAATTGTCGTCGAAACGAAAGTCTTTGGGAAGTTTATGTTAAATTTGACGCGAAAATACACGTGTTTTGCCAAAGCCGTATAAAGATCCCCGGTTTGTTTACGTCTTTCTAATTTCCAGGTGCGCAACGCGCCGACCTTTGAACTTGGCGTCCAGCTAGGTTTCATGGTAACAAAAGGCCAAAGAGCATGTACGTACGCGGGCATATTCAAATGACTTGGTGAACagtatagaactttattgcacgacatttgtacatggtacaatgtatggaaacgactattacacaaagtgcaaaataggtgtatagaataagacttaacatccttattaacatagcaaaaagggctaaaacaagatataatgttacaatcgagttgggctaatcatggctttcattattctttctaataacaaagcagtctttgatatatttgcctaactttgcattatgggagttgtggcatctaaagatatatacaaatctgtctttaGCATCGAggttcttgaaatctgctgtaatagattctagaaatgtgaatagctcattacgtaaaatagtgtgtttagaacattccattaaaaagtgaaattcatcttcaatatgctttggacagaaagggcagaacctttggtcaggggctacattgtaatatctgcctgtttcaatattcaatttatggctactgattcttaactgagttatcgcttttcgaatttcaaaattatctatatcataaaggtatctttcttgttcataacattcttttgacttGCTCAGAAAAGACAGTTTAGTGTTAGCGTCGGTAAGTTGACCGTGAGGATCTAACCTATAAGTCACATCATCAATACCAGTGAGGATCACGGTCCACATATATAGGAT
This genomic stretch from Branchiostoma floridae strain S238N-H82 chromosome 13, Bfl_VNyyK, whole genome shotgun sequence harbors:
- the LOC118428500 gene encoding uncharacterized protein LOC118428500, with protein sequence MLQTLDVEENNMKRLPTSLYQMRGLQRKHVSGGVKYGLIAENNPMRSPRPLTLAQGNPRVISAVVLKDAGKLEDVVVDKTLRILCNSILNECWATLTIKWHVPPTVTMPTLYHTERARPSLTRLADDFPWRVRPHPEEMLSIATYAVQKCLFQTVDFLIEQSLLEEIPEYVSNGQLLESMVEWMLEEAIDEVKDDMKIMDNVEDVVELTVDMEVRLCLWEELEDRIGDVVGLGRAIMYLHGYGVESRYEVDAAGAELTLPGRCLLSIPEKAFRGSLLVTCQVLDPNTYPRRLPLAAGEILVSDVIEIKPVTHLQKHAILQGRAAVGIDRLATFVVVSRPKTYEHWLKAGQEETCLEMSRGNGVQLHLPQDPLHRPKTIKFQVLPFHGSCLTRTIHTTTRMSPREHPLPLIAASHVINVTSRLTQLRDFAQISLPLVFPSENDGSSPRKATTSPDIVFSMDDVNVRNVIDTTQVHIVGYSNSYNKWEDMTSRVRGVTVRGRSESVSFRTKELQSYIALCYPPGLDLNVHGTVMSIIHNMARKHVSLLAFKRWSTHEVVLSHSSPSSDRQGSSSKGQVIGNLLEVRLELITPGTEDFVTKQARLEGFQPQEGVTEMDTVIKEGQKLHLRLHNLVEASSCVYKTNVDFCVHIRRRNRLSLLLEFQSLNENGEIEMCVGHHLLQGKDMPRVLVKVPVSPPRNIVSEEDDFISDSDSESSELQALMSVLDFSM
- the LOC118428976 gene encoding caspase-3-like; the encoded protein is MNTSCFVVCGLPLYEEDGKLMDTLAAHFKKPANGGVDVLNMMRGPIGTALVLISDKRDDRKWMFEKKHRLDSLGPCSNIPISVEQLTPEFEQTVMRQMTEGLGLHTRYWEQVPRGPAYEMCHEPRGLAVIINNINFSKGGHTTRTGAEKDTERLRELFEGLKFTVRCYTDMTFMAMMTTLQHVGEEDHSNFDCFVCCVMSHGSQGKVYSSDDFSIELSQLLKPFNAKECPTLLGKPKLFFIQACQGVHVQERMCVDCPSDVTPVFQVSQEADFFVGLPTVPGCVARRDDDGAPYIYHLTNVFREFGEIYDLSTMMTMVAKKMDPIGVSSNYSTLRKSVYFNPE